One region of Centropristis striata isolate RG_2023a ecotype Rhode Island chromosome 3, C.striata_1.0, whole genome shotgun sequence genomic DNA includes:
- the LOC131968625 gene encoding sodium- and chloride-dependent GABA transporter 2-like gives MDQIQKSQVKGTLMNLGMTQAKPQEREQWGSKIEFILAVAGHIVGLGNVWRFPYLCYKNGGGVFFIPYVLFLFTCGIPLFFLETSLGQYTSQGGITCWRKICPLFEGLGYGSQVVVLYTGVYYIIILAWAFLYLFSSFSSELPWASCRNIWNTAGCFEHGHNQTASLNLNGSSTSSVVEFWERRILGLSDGIDNIGNVRWDLALCLLLAWTLCYFCVWNGVKSTGKVVYFTATFPYVMLVVLLVRGLTLPGAKEGIMFYLYPDPSRLTDPEVWMDAGSQIFYSYGVCTGVLTSLGSYNKYSNNCYRDCVYLCLLNSFTSFIAGFAIFSVLGFMAKEQGVDISMVAESGPGLAFIAYPRAVALMPLPQLWAIFFFIMIIFLGLDSEFVYQEALVTTISDMYPDFFQGKGRRKLLLLAISVGSFFIGLLMVTEGGLYIFQLFDYYACSGMTLLLFAVLQSVCIGWVYGADRLYDNVKDMIGYRPWPFMKYCWQYFTPAICTCTFLFALIKYTPLKFNNTYEYPWWGYAIGGFFTLSSTLMIPLWMLYSVSVTPGTLRQRVKILCTPAKDLPTATGKKALNKEAFQTFTDLYTLSTTESHHDKSHRSSVV, from the exons ATGGACCAAATACAAAAGTCACAGGTAAAAGGGACTCTGATGAACCTTGGTATGACTCAGGCCAAACCTCAGGAGAGGGAGCAGTGGGGCAGTAAGATCGAGTTCATCTTGGCAGTGGCCGGACACATTGTTGGTCTGGGGAACGTCTGGAGGTTTCCATACCTTTGCTACAAAAATGGAGGAG gggtTTTCTTCATAccttatgttttgtttttgttcaccTGTGGCATCCCACTCTTCTTCCTGGAGACATCTCTGGGCCAGTACACCAGTCAAGGTGGAATTACGTGCTGGAGGAAAATCTGCCCACTTTTtgaag GTTTAGGTTATGGAAGTCAGGTGGTTGTTTTGTACACGGGAGTGTATTACATCATCATACTAGCTTGGGCGTTTCTCTACCTGTTTTCATCCTTCAGCTCGGAGCTCCCATGGGCCAGCTGCCGCAACATCTGGAACACAG ctgGCTGTTTTGAGCATGGCCACAATCAAACTGCCTCTCTCAACCTCAACGGAAGTAGCACATCTTCAGTCGTAGAGTTTTGGGA GAGGAGGATCCTGGGCCTGTCTGATGGAATTGATAACATTGGTAATGTTCGCTGGGACCTGGCCCTTTGTTTACTTCTTGCCTGGACGTTGTGTTACTTCTGTGTCTGGAATGGAGTGAAGTCAACAGGAAAG GTGGTTTACTTTACTGCCACATTCCCGTACGTCATGCTGGTGGTTTTGCTCGTCCGTGGTCTTACATTACCGGGGGCCAAAGAGGGCATCATGTTCTACCTCTACCCAGACCCTTCCCGCCTCACAGACCCAGAG GTATGGATGGACGCTGGCAGCCAAATATTTTACTCCTACGGAGTTTGCACCGGTGTGCTGACATCTTTAGGAAGTTACAACAAGTACAGCAACAACTGCTATAG AGACTGTGTTTACCTCTGCCTGTTGAACAGTTTCACCAGCTTCATAGCTGGCTTTGCTATCTTTTCTGTGCTCGGCTTTATGGCAAAGGAGCAGGGTGTTGATATATCGATGGTGGCTGAATCAG GTCCAGGGTTGGCTTTCATTGCTTATCCTCGTGCTGTGGCTTTAATGCCACTTCCCCAGCTCTGGGCgattttcttcttcattatgATCATCTTTTTAGGATTAGATAGTGAG TTTGTCTATCAAGAGGCATTGGTCACAACTATCTCCGACATGTATCCTGACTTCTTTCAAGGGAAGGGTCGCCGGAAACTGCTGCTTCTTGCCATTTCGGTTGGAAGTTTCTTTATTGGCCTTCTGATGGTCACAGAG GGAGGCCTTTATATCTTCCAGCTGTTTGACTACTATGCCTGCAGTGGCATGACACTCCTGCTTTTTGCTGTTCTCCAGTCTGTCTGCATCGGTTGGGTCTATG GTGCAGATCGTCTATATGATAATGTCAAGGACATGATTGGATATCGACCCTGGccttttatgaaatattgttggCAGTACTTCACACCAGCTATCTGTACT TGCACATTTCTCTTCGCCTTGATCAAATATACTCCACTGAAATTCAACAACACTTATGAATACCCCTGGTGGGGCTACGCCATTGGAGGATTCTTCACTCTCTCTTCAACACTCATGATTCCTCTGTGGATGCTTTATTCTGTGAGCGTCACTCCAGGAACACTGAGACAG AGAGTGAAAATTCTGTGCACTCCAGCAAAAGACTTACCAACTGCAACGGGGAAGAAAGCATTAAACAAAGAAGCATTTCAGACTTTTACGGACTTATACACACTCTCCACGACAGAGAGCCATCATGACAAAAGTCACAGATCATCCGTCGTAtaa